The following proteins come from a genomic window of Acetomicrobium thermoterrenum DSM 13490:
- a CDS encoding DeoR/GlpR family DNA-binding transcription regulator yields the protein MAVFAEERRAAIVSKIKSGAPIYVADLVQEFGVSEATIRRDLAVLEDMNLLKRTHGGAVPPNYGLEPTFQEKEIQNLNLKAAIGKMAASLVKEGETVLLDAGTTTLQIASNLRGRNVTVATNCIDVANVFLDDTSVEVWLLGGILRKGPRSLVGFLTNQALKALRFDKVFLAANAIDADFGVTTPNMTEAETKRHMLFAGKKKILVADHSKIGLEGLCKICDLNELDLFITDDKGDERKVEQLKRKVKVIIASEGSDER from the coding sequence ATGGCAGTGTTCGCAGAGGAAAGAAGGGCCGCCATAGTAAGCAAGATCAAATCGGGTGCCCCCATATACGTGGCAGACCTGGTTCAAGAGTTCGGCGTCTCCGAGGCTACGATACGTCGGGATCTGGCAGTTCTTGAAGACATGAATCTGCTCAAGCGAACTCACGGCGGGGCCGTTCCTCCCAATTACGGCCTTGAACCCACCTTTCAAGAGAAGGAAATTCAAAACCTTAACCTCAAGGCAGCTATCGGAAAAATGGCCGCATCCTTAGTAAAAGAAGGAGAAACCGTACTGCTTGACGCTGGCACCACTACCCTGCAGATCGCCTCAAACCTTCGCGGACGCAATGTGACAGTCGCCACCAACTGCATAGATGTTGCAAATGTATTCCTCGACGATACTTCGGTAGAGGTTTGGTTATTGGGTGGAATCCTGCGAAAGGGCCCCCGATCTCTCGTCGGATTTTTGACCAACCAAGCGCTAAAGGCCCTTCGCTTTGACAAGGTCTTTCTGGCAGCAAATGCCATTGACGCCGATTTCGGCGTTACCACACCAAATATGACGGAAGCCGAGACAAAGCGCCATATGCTCTTCGCCGGCAAAAAAAAGATACTCGTCGCAGACCATTCAAAGATAGGCCTGGAGGGCTTGTGCAAGATATGTGATCTCAATGAACTTGATTTGTTCATCACCGACGACAAGGGAGATGAAAGAAAGGTCGAGCAATTAAAAAGAAAGGTAAAAGTAATTATCGCTAGCGAAGGGAGCGATGAAAGGTGA
- a CDS encoding fructose-specific PTS transporter subunit EIIC — protein sequence MAKIVAVTACPTGIAHTYMAAESLKVGAEKLGHEIKVETMGSAGSENKLTDEDIAQADIVIIAADTNVNMERFAGKPIYMTSTGIAIKDGVAVIDEALKKATVTMEKEVAKIEEMKAQRSAQRSGVYKHLMTGVSHIIPIVVAGGLCIALSFAFGIHAAEEEGSLAAALMRIGGGAAFALMVPVLAGYIAYSIADRPGLTPGLIGGMLANQIGAGFLGGILAGFIAGYITLGLKKSIKLPKSLEGLMPVLVLPLLSSLATGLLMIYVIGTPVKGIMDWLTVSLNNMSTANAAILGLILGAMMAVDMGGPVNKAAYAFAVGLLGSNTFEPMAAVMAAGMTPPLGIALATFIAKNKFTKEEREAGKAAAVLGVSFITEGAIPFAAADPLRVIPSIIAGSAVTGALSMFFRCTLRAPHGGIFVLPIPNAVGNLGFYIIAIIAGTLVTAALVSALKPRKQ from the coding sequence ATGGCAAAGATAGTTGCTGTAACAGCTTGCCCGACAGGAATTGCCCATACTTACATGGCAGCAGAATCTTTGAAGGTTGGAGCAGAAAAGTTAGGCCACGAAATCAAGGTCGAGACAATGGGGTCGGCGGGTTCCGAGAATAAGCTAACGGATGAAGATATAGCCCAAGCTGACATCGTCATCATCGCAGCCGACACAAACGTAAATATGGAGAGGTTCGCAGGGAAACCAATATACATGACATCTACGGGAATAGCGATCAAAGATGGCGTTGCCGTGATAGATGAAGCATTGAAGAAAGCCACGGTTACTATGGAAAAAGAGGTCGCCAAGATAGAGGAGATGAAGGCTCAGCGATCGGCACAAAGGTCTGGAGTATATAAGCATCTAATGACTGGTGTGTCCCACATAATCCCCATAGTTGTGGCCGGAGGGCTGTGCATTGCCCTCTCCTTCGCCTTCGGAATACATGCTGCAGAAGAAGAAGGCAGCTTGGCAGCAGCGCTCATGAGGATAGGCGGCGGAGCGGCGTTTGCCCTCATGGTCCCGGTCCTTGCCGGTTATATCGCCTACTCCATAGCCGATAGACCAGGCCTTACTCCGGGCCTCATAGGCGGTATGCTCGCCAATCAAATAGGCGCAGGTTTTCTCGGGGGTATATTGGCAGGTTTTATCGCGGGTTATATTACGCTTGGGCTTAAAAAATCCATAAAACTCCCGAAAAGCCTGGAGGGGCTCATGCCAGTTTTAGTCCTGCCTCTTTTATCTTCTCTGGCAACGGGATTGCTCATGATATACGTTATAGGCACGCCGGTAAAAGGCATAATGGACTGGCTTACCGTGAGCCTTAACAATATGAGCACCGCTAACGCAGCTATTTTGGGATTGATACTTGGAGCAATGATGGCCGTCGATATGGGAGGCCCTGTAAATAAGGCAGCTTACGCCTTTGCCGTGGGCCTTCTTGGGAGTAACACTTTCGAGCCCATGGCCGCGGTTATGGCCGCAGGTATGACGCCTCCATTGGGAATTGCTTTGGCCACGTTCATCGCAAAAAATAAGTTCACAAAAGAAGAAAGGGAAGCCGGCAAAGCTGCAGCGGTCCTTGGAGTGTCCTTTATAACTGAAGGAGCTATACCCTTTGCCGCCGCCGATCCTTTGAGGGTAATACCCTCAATCATTGCTGGCTCAGCCGTCACTGGAGCACTTTCCATGTTCTTCCGCTGCACCCTCAGAGCTCCCCATGGAGGTATTTTCGTCCTCCCCATCCCGAATGCCGTCGGAAATCTTGGTTTTTATATAATAGCCATAATCGCCGGAACTCTAGTAACGGCTGCCTTGGTAAGCGCACTGAAACCCAGAAAACAATAA
- a CDS encoding metallophosphoesterase — MGLGLMVFIGSVSLIYFFANYYIYRHISVLCHSPLGKVVLIVLVLAMIAYPCGRLLQAFTSLEGIAKISAMVGSYYFAFMAYAFLLSLFIDIYRLMSSLFSFMPLLDVTLRAHIWKISVVLIMVLIVIGSINARRTRTVALNLEMPNVNATLDSIRAVAVSDVHVGLFMNNSRIKDLVSKINDLSPDLVLFVGDIVDESVSVAMEESLAEELKQLNAPLGVYAVAGNHEYYAGIEEVEKYLARAGVKLLQDEFAIIENSLILVGRRDITANRIERSKRIPLNEILQEVSKDLPVMVLDHTPVNLDEAASQGVAIQLSGHTHNGQMWPFNLITKLIFEKSWGVLQKDKTLIYVSSGYGTWGPPVRLGSMPEIILLNLRFINSVQGGSE, encoded by the coding sequence ATGGGATTAGGATTAATGGTTTTTATTGGATCTGTTTCTTTGATCTATTTTTTTGCCAATTACTACATTTACAGGCACATATCTGTTTTGTGCCATTCTCCTTTGGGAAAAGTTGTGTTGATTGTCCTTGTTTTGGCCATGATCGCCTACCCCTGCGGCCGTCTGCTTCAGGCCTTCACCTCCCTTGAAGGTATCGCCAAAATATCCGCCATGGTCGGTTCTTACTATTTTGCTTTCATGGCCTATGCATTTTTATTGAGCCTCTTCATAGACATTTACAGACTCATGTCTTCTCTCTTCTCTTTTATGCCGCTTTTGGATGTCACTTTAAGAGCGCACATATGGAAAATAAGCGTCGTCCTCATAATGGTCCTGATCGTAATTGGCAGCATTAACGCAAGAAGAACGCGAACAGTGGCATTAAACCTGGAGATGCCGAATGTCAATGCGACTTTGGATTCCATCCGAGCCGTAGCCGTATCGGACGTGCATGTAGGTCTCTTCATGAACAACTCTCGCATAAAAGATCTTGTGAGCAAAATTAACGATCTGTCTCCGGACTTGGTGCTTTTCGTGGGCGATATAGTAGACGAAAGCGTTTCCGTTGCGATGGAAGAAAGCCTGGCTGAGGAATTAAAACAATTGAATGCTCCCTTAGGTGTATATGCCGTTGCCGGCAACCACGAATATTACGCGGGAATAGAGGAAGTCGAGAAATACCTCGCCAGGGCAGGAGTGAAGCTGCTCCAAGATGAATTCGCGATCATAGAAAATTCACTAATTCTTGTAGGCAGAAGGGATATTACGGCAAATCGCATAGAAAGGTCAAAACGCATTCCCTTAAACGAAATACTCCAAGAAGTTTCAAAGGATCTCCCTGTCATGGTTTTAGACCACACGCCCGTCAACTTAGACGAGGCGGCATCTCAGGGAGTTGCCATTCAGCTGTCTGGCCATACGCACAACGGTCAGATGTGGCCATTTAACTTAATAACAAAATTGATATTCGAAAAAAGCTGGGGGGTTTTGCAAAAGGACAAAACTTTAATTTACGTATCCAGCGGGTATGGAACTTGGGGACCTCCGGTCCGTCTGGGATCAATGCCGGAGATAATCCTTTTGAACCTGAGGTTCATCAATTCAGTACAAGGAGGTAGTGAGTGA
- a CDS encoding PTS sugar transporter subunit IIA, giving the protein MNIKDLLSEGRILLDLTADAKEDVWRALANKMYEDGIVADVEAYLRDVAEREKQGTTGVGFGVAIPHAKSDAVKAAGLAMARTTQGIDVASLDGTKADIFFLIAAPKDADKVYLQALSKLARLLMHENFRESLRNAKSPRDVLDVIERQEEQMS; this is encoded by the coding sequence ATGAATATCAAGGATTTATTATCGGAAGGAAGGATACTGCTCGACTTAACGGCCGACGCAAAGGAGGATGTCTGGAGGGCTCTGGCAAATAAGATGTATGAGGATGGGATAGTCGCAGATGTAGAGGCATATTTAAGGGATGTGGCCGAGAGGGAAAAACAGGGGACTACGGGAGTCGGATTCGGAGTTGCCATACCTCACGCTAAATCCGATGCAGTAAAGGCTGCCGGCTTAGCTATGGCCAGGACCACCCAAGGAATAGACGTAGCATCCCTCGACGGGACAAAGGCCGACATCTTCTTTCTGATCGCTGCGCCAAAGGATGCGGATAAAGTTTATCTGCAAGCCCTTTCTAAGCTCGCAAGGTTGCTTATGCACGAAAACTTCAGGGAGTCGCTGAGAAACGCCAAGTCTCCCCGGGACGTCTTGGACGTCATCGAAAGACAAGAAGAACAGATGAGTTAG
- the pfkB gene encoding 1-phosphofructokinase → MTSIVTVTPNPAIDHTIFIPNFTAGRVNRVKKERKDVGGKGFNVASFLKDYGIEEVVATGFLGKHNKELFEHFLAARGIKDEFVLLDGETRTNIKIVDEQKKEITDINFPGLQCDKKVRANLQKILTQLAENNDYFALCGSLPPGIDDNFFAEVTSILKSLGKFVALDTSGPALKKALKSKPDLIKPNIAEFCEIFGLSNPSFDQIVEGLKKLLSLGIKTVCLSMGEKGAFFAEDHTLIQAIPPKIDVLTTVGAGDAMVTGLIAGAVKGEALLERAKLATAFSLCALTKLGTERTTRERVLSVIEKISVKEVKI, encoded by the coding sequence GTGACATCTATCGTAACGGTCACCCCAAACCCTGCAATAGACCACACCATATTTATCCCTAACTTCACAGCAGGAAGGGTAAACAGGGTCAAAAAGGAGCGCAAAGACGTCGGGGGCAAGGGTTTCAACGTGGCTTCTTTTTTAAAGGACTACGGCATAGAAGAAGTAGTTGCTACAGGTTTTCTGGGCAAGCACAACAAAGAGTTGTTCGAGCACTTCCTTGCAGCCAGAGGGATAAAAGACGAATTCGTGCTTTTAGACGGAGAAACGCGCACCAACATCAAGATCGTTGACGAGCAAAAAAAGGAGATAACGGACATAAATTTTCCCGGACTTCAATGCGACAAAAAAGTGCGCGCCAATTTACAAAAGATATTAACACAATTAGCCGAAAATAACGATTATTTCGCTCTATGTGGCAGCCTTCCTCCCGGCATCGACGACAATTTTTTTGCCGAAGTTACATCCATACTTAAATCCCTGGGCAAATTTGTAGCTTTAGACACGAGTGGCCCTGCATTGAAAAAGGCTTTGAAATCGAAGCCTGACCTCATAAAGCCCAACATCGCAGAATTTTGCGAGATTTTTGGCCTCTCAAATCCCTCCTTCGACCAAATCGTAGAGGGTTTAAAAAAACTGCTTTCCCTGGGTATCAAAACCGTATGTCTCTCCATGGGCGAGAAGGGAGCTTTTTTCGCTGAAGACCACACCCTCATACAGGCCATACCTCCCAAGATCGACGTTTTGACCACTGTTGGCGCCGGAGATGCTATGGTAACCGGTTTAATTGCAGGTGCGGTAAAAGGAGAAGCTCTATTGGAACGGGCTAAACTAGCGACGGCCTTTTCCCTCTGTGCCCTCACAAAATTGGGAACGGAACGAACGACACGGGAAAGAGTCCTGTCCGTTATTGAGAAAATTTCCGTAAAGGAGGTCAAGATATGA
- a CDS encoding nucleotide pyrophosphohydrolase, whose protein sequence is MNDKSLFDLKERLRRFVEERDWDKFHSPKNLAMALTAEVGELVEQFQWLTEDQSKKLSEPIHKQVEEEIADIFIYLVMLADKLNIDIIDVAYLKIDINTSKYPVKLVRGSAKKYTEYQAE, encoded by the coding sequence ATGAATGACAAATCGTTATTTGATCTTAAGGAAAGACTGAGACGCTTTGTCGAAGAAAGAGATTGGGACAAGTTCCATTCTCCTAAGAATTTAGCAATGGCTTTAACTGCTGAAGTGGGTGAATTAGTTGAGCAATTCCAATGGCTGACTGAAGATCAAAGCAAAAAATTATCAGAACCTATTCACAAGCAAGTAGAGGAAGAAATTGCAGATATTTTCATTTATCTTGTAATGTTAGCTGATAAGTTAAATATAGATATTATTGATGTAGCATATCTAAAAATTGATATAAATACGAGTAAATATCCAGTTAAACTTGTTAGGGGTAGTGCGAAAAAGTATACAGAGTATCAAGCGGAGTGA
- a CDS encoding McrB family protein, whose translation MEKQIFIFTAGNSEARQHLEISIKNPINLEKIIKFFESEDQEELRLINSRHGIYAWGAMPGPSNERLWNELKPDDYVLCVYDNTYHYVAKILKKCRNEKCAQALWGSDSDGHTWEFMYFLSRPEKIEIPVQSLSQYLNKSYRGFTRISAAKVQTIEKDFGSIDEFIEKELKKFGPVPNVSTKPINAYSVIENIISHIQSNGFVYEPWQIAQYVTAVRTKPFMILAGISGTGKSKLPALVAEAISGKSRLIPVRPDWTDSSDILGYVDLQGDFRPGVLLEIAREAMNDRNTLWTCIIDEMNLARVEHYFAEVLSKIECRHGTPELGYDSDPLLLQSINNKKDVEWSKVILPSNLCLVGTVNMDESSHSFSRKVLDRAFTIELSDVYLDLWKKPQITATQVDSGITRNYWPISKWYPRALRLSELNNLKNEEEKEIARAIEALKDINKYLALAQLQVGYRIRDEVALFLINALEIQESFKGRNNERVDPLDLALEMKILPRIVGGSSAIRRVILGMLGWAMTGEPLATDEDAWPILENWEGANRTNAINDARYPRLAARLCLMWGRLVEDGYTSYWL comes from the coding sequence ATGGAAAAGCAGATATTCATTTTTACTGCTGGTAATTCAGAAGCAAGACAACATTTAGAAATATCTATAAAAAATCCGATTAATTTAGAAAAAATCATAAAATTTTTTGAGTCTGAGGATCAAGAAGAACTGCGGTTAATTAATAGTAGACATGGCATTTATGCTTGGGGTGCAATGCCTGGGCCCAGCAACGAAAGGCTTTGGAACGAATTAAAACCAGATGATTATGTACTATGCGTGTATGACAATACATATCATTATGTTGCAAAGATATTAAAGAAGTGTAGAAATGAAAAATGTGCACAGGCTTTATGGGGGTCAGACTCCGATGGACACACTTGGGAGTTTATGTATTTCCTTTCTAGGCCTGAAAAAATAGAAATTCCAGTTCAGAGTTTATCACAATATTTAAATAAGTCCTATAGAGGCTTTACAAGAATTTCAGCAGCAAAAGTTCAAACGATAGAAAAGGATTTTGGAAGCATAGATGAGTTTATTGAAAAGGAACTCAAAAAATTTGGTCCAGTACCTAACGTATCTACTAAACCAATTAATGCGTATTCCGTAATTGAAAACATTATATCCCATATCCAAAGTAATGGATTTGTTTATGAACCATGGCAGATAGCTCAATACGTTACTGCAGTTCGTACCAAACCTTTCATGATCTTGGCAGGTATTTCTGGAACTGGAAAATCTAAGTTGCCGGCACTTGTTGCAGAGGCGATTTCTGGAAAAAGCAGGCTTATACCAGTTCGTCCAGACTGGACTGATAGTTCGGATATTCTTGGTTATGTTGATTTACAAGGAGATTTTCGTCCAGGTGTACTCCTCGAAATAGCTCGTGAAGCTATGAACGATAGAAATACCCTTTGGACATGCATTATTGATGAAATGAACTTAGCTAGGGTTGAACATTATTTTGCAGAGGTTCTTAGTAAGATTGAATGTAGGCATGGTACTCCGGAATTAGGCTATGATAGTGATCCTTTGCTTTTGCAGTCCATTAATAATAAGAAAGATGTTGAGTGGAGCAAGGTCATCTTACCATCAAACCTCTGTTTGGTGGGGACTGTCAATATGGATGAGAGTTCTCATAGTTTTAGTCGCAAAGTCCTAGACCGTGCCTTTACAATTGAACTCTCGGATGTTTATCTTGATCTCTGGAAAAAACCTCAAATAACGGCCACGCAGGTAGATTCAGGGATTACGAGGAATTATTGGCCTATTTCAAAGTGGTATCCCAGAGCTTTAAGATTATCAGAGTTAAATAACCTGAAAAATGAGGAAGAGAAAGAGATTGCAAGGGCTATCGAGGCACTTAAAGATATAAATAAATATCTCGCTTTGGCGCAGTTACAGGTTGGTTATAGGATTCGAGACGAAGTTGCTCTCTTCCTTATTAATGCATTGGAAATCCAAGAATCTTTCAAGGGGAGGAACAATGAGAGAGTGGATCCTCTTGACTTGGCGCTTGAAATGAAAATCCTACCCAGAATAGTTGGAGGTAGCAGTGCAATCCGACGAGTCATATTAGGCATGCTCGGATGGGCAATGACAGGTGAACCACTTGCAACTGATGAGGATGCATGGCCTATATTAGAGAACTGGGAAGGGGCAAACCGTACTAATGCAATTAATGATGCCCGATACCCTCGATTGGCTGCTAGGTTATGTTTGATGTGGGGGCGTTTAGTCGAAGATGGGTATACCTCATATTGGTTATAG
- the hydA gene encoding dihydropyrimidinase, which produces MYDVVIKGGKIVGSPFGTIKGDIGIAGECIAAIGYDLKGKDVVDASGKLVLPGVIDAHVHMELPVSGTRSSDDFASGTKAAACGGVTTVIDFTVGDRDSTLPEDIESRLDEAKKSYIDYTLHAEIIGWHRSRSWEILKATQMGVTSFKFFTAYSSSGRRTDRGALFDAFETIGDLGALAIVHAEDEEIINHIVSSLDRSEIGDMSTLAKARPPLCEALAVGDVIYLAERANARVHIVHLSSALGLEAFKRARSFYSKATAETCPQYLLLTKEVYEGVEGHLYSASPALRTSMDAQALWEGISNGDISLIATDHCPFTREQKSWKDSFLDLPYGLPGVETSLPLFFSEGVLKRGISLEVMVKLFAENPARIYSLFPRKGALQIGSDADITILDPNQEWTISSNNLHMNTDFSPYEGMTIKGKVCTTLSRGEVIYDNGLFKAREGRGKFFGRSI; this is translated from the coding sequence ATGTATGATGTTGTAATTAAAGGTGGCAAAATAGTAGGTAGTCCCTTTGGAACGATTAAAGGGGATATCGGCATCGCAGGCGAATGTATAGCGGCGATAGGTTATGATTTAAAAGGAAAAGATGTTGTCGATGCCTCAGGCAAACTCGTGTTGCCGGGCGTGATAGATGCTCATGTTCACATGGAGCTTCCCGTTTCTGGCACCCGTTCGAGCGATGATTTTGCTTCTGGCACAAAAGCTGCAGCCTGTGGCGGAGTCACGACCGTCATAGATTTTACGGTGGGCGACAGAGATTCAACCCTTCCTGAAGATATAGAAAGCAGGCTCGATGAAGCCAAAAAATCCTACATCGATTATACGCTTCACGCTGAAATTATCGGTTGGCACAGATCCAGGTCGTGGGAGATCTTGAAGGCAACGCAAATGGGAGTTACCAGTTTTAAGTTTTTCACTGCCTACAGCTCCTCCGGCAGAAGGACCGACAGAGGAGCGCTTTTCGATGCCTTTGAGACGATAGGCGACCTGGGAGCATTGGCCATAGTACATGCAGAAGACGAGGAGATAATTAACCATATCGTTAGTTCATTGGATCGTAGTGAGATTGGCGATATGAGTACTCTGGCCAAGGCAAGGCCACCTCTTTGCGAAGCCCTGGCAGTAGGCGATGTCATTTACTTGGCGGAAAGGGCAAACGCCAGGGTGCATATAGTGCATTTATCCTCCGCTTTAGGTTTGGAGGCCTTTAAGAGAGCCAGAAGCTTTTATTCAAAAGCGACAGCTGAGACATGTCCCCAATATCTCCTGCTTACGAAGGAAGTATATGAGGGTGTGGAGGGCCACTTATACTCCGCTTCTCCCGCATTGAGGACCTCCATGGACGCTCAGGCTCTCTGGGAAGGCATCAGCAACGGAGATATTTCCTTGATAGCGACGGATCACTGTCCCTTTACTAGAGAGCAAAAAAGCTGGAAGGATAGCTTTCTCGACCTGCCCTACGGTTTGCCCGGCGTGGAGACTTCGCTGCCTTTATTCTTTAGCGAAGGCGTCTTAAAACGAGGCATTTCCCTGGAGGTCATGGTGAAGCTTTTTGCGGAAAATCCAGCCAGGATATATAGCCTTTTTCCCAGAAAAGGGGCGCTTCAAATTGGATCAGATGCCGATATAACAATTCTGGATCCCAATCAAGAATGGACAATAAGTTCCAATAATTTGCATATGAATACGGACTTTTCACCCTACGAAGGGATGACGATAAAGGGCAAAGTCTGTACTACATTATCGCGAGGTGAAGTGATATACGATAATGGTCTTTTTAAAGCAAGGGAAGGAAGGGGAAAATTTTTTGGTCGAAGCATATGA
- a CDS encoding DUF2357 domain-containing protein has product MVIVKTMEELFHIETDKADLSWSGPKGNPANTIWGAQAPLGRLVISLCRPNATFGSNTWRNEVPPQVADNPYLQIGPRLYEETNYNIFLKSKTADRVELRHCDPTILRGLNKTEENRIVYGIINFKGQVGRSRFTVLVGGKPEFDFEVEIFPSKLDYTSDYETLIADVQDILTALVLEYLQSTFQLGFAVNTRDSTRLEWLTLLRYVIDKLELSLRYIEQHPHRGPSRKLLSTRVHLIHKPDSTVLRAVVQGKGSGPRLRTSFGAPIKCKLPERRSCPTLDTSEHRWLALQIERIRRQLAHINTEEKKRILLKHKGNQTITDKDKRILEEIATFENRIARLQEIEPIVAAAGLPPAGFASLTLQTAPGYREAYRACLILLRGLRVLGGPIELSVKDIYLLYEYWCYLALVRLISKLLGKQIPVDRLLILDRDGLRVQLKRGYKSTVRFEVNNSSTIEVTYNPKFTKAAYLLPQQPDIVLTLKDPNWPTMRLVLDAKYRIEISPDYVSQFGSPGPPQDAINVLHRYRDAILEETSSEGPRSERLKHSVVEGAALFPYVDKDDQFSNSRFWTSLERLGIGAIPFLPNETRYLEKWLSELLRRGGWSIAERSIPHSAHEQLRSWREAAKEIVMIAVLRPNNPKQHLEWICSQQCYYTPLTPTQRRQFAVRWVAIYSPSSLRNPGAITHIAPVERIGVLRRKDIQTPWSTSHNKNQYQVVYYLGEVVEFKKPIENKGPNGQGVRVSRNRWSSYLGLQRAKELSELFLETEPEWRLYEELKAAGISFSLKPGQPKAQHDNEPVGRAWFAIDKMLVQYRGSAGFLVRCRPFRDEYYTYVEDVIKRFKNLLHKCC; this is encoded by the coding sequence TTGGTTATAGTTAAAACTATGGAAGAACTTTTTCACATAGAAACTGACAAAGCTGATCTTAGCTGGAGTGGCCCCAAAGGGAATCCTGCAAATACTATATGGGGAGCGCAAGCCCCATTAGGCCGATTAGTCATTTCTCTATGTCGGCCTAATGCTACCTTTGGCAGTAATACTTGGCGTAATGAAGTCCCACCCCAGGTAGCTGACAATCCATATTTGCAAATTGGGCCGCGTCTGTATGAAGAGACGAATTATAATATCTTTCTAAAGAGTAAGACCGCTGATCGGGTGGAATTAAGACATTGCGATCCGACAATATTGCGGGGTCTCAATAAAACTGAGGAGAACAGAATAGTCTACGGCATAATTAACTTTAAAGGTCAAGTAGGACGTAGCCGCTTTACGGTTCTTGTTGGCGGGAAACCAGAATTTGACTTTGAGGTTGAAATCTTTCCTAGCAAGCTTGACTATACCTCTGATTATGAGACACTCATTGCTGACGTTCAAGATATACTAACAGCGCTAGTTTTAGAATACCTTCAATCCACATTTCAATTAGGCTTTGCAGTGAACACTCGAGACTCCACGCGTCTTGAATGGCTTACGCTCTTGCGTTATGTCATCGATAAATTAGAACTTAGTTTACGCTATATTGAACAGCATCCACATCGTGGTCCCTCGAGGAAGCTCCTTTCAACTAGAGTCCATCTCATACATAAACCTGATTCTACTGTTCTACGTGCCGTTGTCCAGGGCAAGGGCTCTGGTCCCAGATTGCGAACCAGCTTCGGAGCCCCGATAAAATGCAAGCTCCCCGAACGGCGATCTTGCCCAACATTAGACACATCGGAACATAGATGGCTTGCTTTACAAATTGAGAGAATACGTAGACAACTGGCGCACATTAACACTGAAGAAAAGAAAAGAATTTTGTTAAAACATAAGGGCAATCAGACCATTACTGATAAAGATAAAAGGATTCTTGAGGAAATTGCTACGTTTGAGAATCGGATTGCACGCCTTCAGGAAATTGAGCCCATTGTAGCAGCTGCTGGATTACCCCCCGCAGGTTTTGCTTCGCTCACTTTACAGACGGCTCCGGGATATCGTGAGGCTTATCGTGCATGTCTAATTCTGCTTCGAGGGCTTCGTGTATTAGGGGGGCCGATTGAACTTTCCGTTAAAGATATTTATCTCTTATACGAATATTGGTGTTATTTAGCCCTCGTTCGCCTTATTTCTAAATTGCTTGGAAAACAAATCCCAGTTGATCGGTTGCTAATTTTGGATCGCGATGGCCTTAGGGTACAGCTTAAACGTGGATACAAATCTACAGTCCGCTTTGAAGTAAATAATTCCAGTACTATCGAAGTTACATATAACCCAAAGTTTACTAAGGCAGCCTATCTCCTTCCTCAACAGCCAGATATAGTTTTGACATTAAAGGACCCCAATTGGCCCACCATGAGGCTTGTTTTAGATGCTAAATATAGGATAGAAATTTCTCCCGACTATGTGTCTCAATTTGGTTCACCAGGGCCACCACAAGACGCCATCAACGTTCTTCATCGCTACCGAGATGCTATTCTTGAAGAAACAAGCTCAGAAGGCCCCAGATCAGAAAGGCTCAAACATAGCGTGGTAGAAGGAGCAGCACTCTTCCCTTATGTAGACAAAGATGATCAATTTTCTAACAGTCGTTTTTGGACTTCTTTAGAGCGACTTGGTATAGGAGCTATTCCGTTTCTTCCGAATGAAACACGCTATCTTGAAAAATGGCTGAGCGAGCTTCTTCGTAGAGGTGGTTGGTCGATAGCCGAACGTTCAATTCCTCATAGTGCTCATGAACAGTTGCGTTCTTGGAGAGAAGCTGCAAAAGAGATAGTAATGATAGCTGTGCTAAGGCCAAATAATCCAAAACAGCATCTTGAATGGATTTGTTCTCAGCAATGCTACTATACACCTCTCACCCCAACTCAGAGGAGACAGTTTGCTGTGCGTTGGGTCGCAATATACTCCCCATCATCATTGCGAAATCCTGGTGCGATCACCCATATTGCACCAGTAGAAAGAATCGGAGTTTTGAGACGAAAAGATATCCAAACCCCGTGGAGTACAAGTCATAATAAGAATCAATATCAGGTTGTATACTATCTTGGTGAAGTCGTGGAGTTTAAGAAGCCAATTGAGAATAAAGGACCAAATGGACAAGGTGTGCGTGTTTCTCGAAATCGGTGGTCATCGTATCTTGGCCTGCAAAGAGCAAAAGAGTTATCTGAACTTTTCTTGGAAACAGAACCGGAATGGCGTTTGTATGAGGAGTTAAAAGCAGCAGGAATAAGTTTCAGTCTAAAGCCAGGTCAACCGAAGGCGCAACATGACAATGAGCCTGTTGGTCGTGCGTGGTTTGCTATTGATAAGATGTTAGTGCAATATCGCGGAAGCGCAGGTTTCTTGGTTAGATGCAGACCATTTCGTGACGAGTATTATACATATGTGGAGGATGTTATAAAAAGATTTAAGAACCTGTTGCATAAATGTTGCTGA